In one window of Streptomyces sp. NBC_01224 DNA:
- a CDS encoding ABC transporter permease, with translation MNTLIRLEVTRTLRNKKFMFFSVIYPSVIYLLISGTRNTTDTVPHSDLTLQAFFMVSMASFGALTAVLMGNSERIAKEREKGWVRQLRLTALPSRGYVLAKIASAAMVTLPCIVVVFLVAAGVKHVRLDTWQWFALAGVIWAGSLVFAALGVAIGYIASGDAVRPITMIIYFGLSILGGLWMPSATFPQWLQNISEWLPTHAYASLGQAIEMGGSPHAKDVAILCAYFLVFAGGAAWLYRKDTLKA, from the coding sequence ATGAATACTCTGATCAGGCTCGAAGTGACCCGCACCCTGCGGAACAAGAAGTTCATGTTCTTCTCGGTCATCTACCCGTCGGTGATCTATCTGCTGATCTCCGGCACCCGGAACACCACCGACACGGTCCCGCACAGCGATCTCACCCTCCAGGCCTTCTTCATGGTCTCGATGGCCTCCTTCGGCGCGCTGACCGCCGTCCTCATGGGCAACAGCGAACGCATCGCCAAGGAGCGCGAGAAGGGCTGGGTCCGCCAGCTCCGGCTCACCGCACTGCCCAGCCGCGGCTACGTCCTGGCGAAGATCGCCAGCGCGGCGATGGTCACCCTGCCCTGCATCGTGGTCGTGTTCCTGGTCGCCGCCGGCGTCAAGCACGTACGGCTGGACACCTGGCAGTGGTTCGCGCTGGCCGGGGTCATCTGGGCCGGTTCGCTGGTCTTCGCCGCGCTCGGAGTCGCCATCGGCTACATCGCCAGCGGTGACGCGGTCCGCCCGATCACGATGATCATCTACTTCGGCCTCTCCATCCTCGGCGGTCTGTGGATGCCCAGCGCGACCTTCCCGCAGTGGCTGCAGAACATTTCCGAGTGGCTCCCCACCCACGCGTACGCTTCTCTCGGTCAGGCGATCGAGATGGGCGGCTCGCCGCATGCCAAGGACGTCGCCATTCTCTGCGCCTACTTCCTGGTCTTCGCGGGCGGCGCGGCCTGGCTCTACCGGAAGGACACCCTGAAGGCGTGA
- a CDS encoding ABC transporter ATP-binding protein, with the protein MTTTATEATGAKTAVVRFDQVSKAYGAVRAVDGLTLDLHPGETVALLGPNGAGKSSTLDLLLGLRTADSGSVQVFGRTPQGAIAAGRVGAMLQSGGLMEDVTVEELVRLACDLHPRPYPVGEVLSRAGIAQIADRLVNKLSGGQEQRVRFALATAGANDLIVLDEPTTGMDVTARQAFWATMREQAEQGRTVLFATHYLEEADAIADRVLVLHKGRLLADGSAAEIKAKAGARRISFELEGPVDDAALRALPFLSALDISGNRVRIQSHNADATVHAVYALGLYPRELEVAGLGLEQAFVAITEAEEARTA; encoded by the coding sequence ATGACAACAACAGCCACCGAGGCCACCGGGGCGAAGACCGCCGTGGTCCGCTTCGACCAGGTCAGCAAGGCGTACGGAGCGGTACGAGCAGTCGACGGACTCACCCTCGACCTGCACCCCGGCGAGACCGTCGCGCTCCTCGGCCCCAACGGCGCCGGAAAGTCCTCCACCCTGGACCTGCTGCTCGGCCTGCGCACCGCCGACTCCGGTTCCGTCCAGGTCTTCGGCAGGACCCCGCAGGGCGCCATCGCCGCGGGCCGCGTCGGCGCGATGCTGCAGAGCGGCGGTCTGATGGAGGACGTCACGGTCGAGGAACTGGTCCGCCTCGCCTGCGATCTGCATCCCAGGCCCTACCCGGTGGGCGAGGTGCTGTCCCGGGCCGGCATCGCGCAGATCGCCGACCGCCTGGTCAACAAGCTCTCCGGCGGTCAGGAGCAGCGCGTACGGTTCGCGCTCGCCACCGCCGGGGCCAACGACCTGATCGTCCTCGACGAGCCGACCACCGGCATGGACGTCACCGCCCGCCAGGCCTTCTGGGCCACGATGCGGGAGCAGGCCGAGCAGGGCCGTACCGTCCTGTTCGCCACCCACTACCTCGAAGAGGCCGACGCGATCGCCGACCGCGTCCTCGTCCTCCACAAGGGCCGGCTGCTCGCAGACGGCAGCGCCGCCGAGATCAAGGCGAAGGCCGGCGCCCGCCGGATCTCCTTCGAGCTGGAGGGCCCGGTCGACGATGCGGCCCTGCGCGCCCTGCCGTTCCTCTCCGCGCTCGACATCTCCGGCAACCGGGTCCGTATCCAGTCGCACAACGCCGACGCGACCGTCCACGCCGTCTACGCACTCGGCCTCTACCCGCGCGAGCTCGAAGTCGCGGGACTCGGCCTGGAGCAGGCCTTCGTCGCCATCACCGAGGCCGAGGAGGCCAGGACCGCATGA
- a CDS encoding DUF6113 family protein, with protein MSGKQRTPRTGAPSGDVRATGLAAPLNPGRIAAYAGLAVLGALVGIAGALVQAAWFPGGLLLALVACAGLFYGGSCVFGTQLGALAPAAGWLISVLLLLGGRPEGDYVFGDELGLTLFMLGGMAISVICATMSRSPRPGADSGRPGK; from the coding sequence ATGAGCGGCAAGCAGCGCACACCGCGCACCGGCGCACCTTCCGGGGACGTGCGGGCCACCGGTCTCGCCGCGCCCCTCAACCCCGGGCGGATCGCCGCCTATGCGGGCCTCGCCGTTCTCGGCGCGCTCGTCGGGATTGCCGGGGCGCTCGTCCAAGCCGCCTGGTTCCCCGGCGGGTTGCTGCTCGCGCTGGTCGCCTGCGCCGGGCTGTTCTACGGCGGGAGCTGCGTCTTCGGCACCCAGCTCGGCGCCCTGGCACCCGCGGCGGGCTGGCTGATTTCGGTCCTTCTTCTGCTCGGCGGACGACCGGAAGGCGACTATGTCTTCGGCGATGAACTGGGCCTCACCCTTTTCATGCTGGGCGGGATGGCGATCTCTGTGATCTGTGCCACGATGTCGCGGTCGCCTCGACCGGGCGCCGACAGCGGCCGACCTGGCAAGTAA
- the mshB gene encoding N-acetyl-1-D-myo-inositol-2-amino-2-deoxy-alpha-D-glucopyranoside deacetylase has protein sequence MTDHPARRLLLVHAHPDDESINNGATMARYAAEGAQVTLVTCTLGEEGEIIPPPLAHLAADRDDTLGPYRQGELATAMKELGVTDHRLLGGPGRFRDSGMMGAEQNHRPGAFWDADVDDAAQYLVEVIRSVRPQVLVTYDPDGGYGHPDHIQAHRVAMRAAELAADPAYRTGAGAAHAVAKIYWNRVPRSVAEEGFARLRDTVPDPFPGIAAIDDVPGVVDDRRITAQIDGSAHAAAKRAAMRAHVTQIAVDGPFFALSNDLGQPVFTTEYYELVHGASGAPQGAREDDLFAGVPGAGQ, from the coding sequence ATGACGGACCATCCCGCCCGGCGTCTGCTCCTGGTGCACGCGCACCCCGACGACGAGTCGATCAACAACGGCGCCACCATGGCCAGGTATGCGGCCGAGGGTGCCCAGGTCACCCTGGTGACCTGCACGCTCGGCGAGGAGGGCGAGATCATCCCGCCCCCGCTCGCCCATCTCGCGGCAGACCGGGACGACACCCTGGGCCCCTACCGCCAGGGCGAACTCGCCACGGCGATGAAGGAGCTCGGGGTCACCGACCACCGGCTCCTCGGCGGCCCAGGACGCTTCCGCGACTCCGGAATGATGGGAGCCGAGCAGAATCACCGCCCCGGCGCCTTCTGGGACGCGGACGTGGACGACGCAGCCCAGTACCTCGTGGAGGTGATCCGCTCGGTGCGCCCGCAGGTCCTCGTCACCTACGACCCCGACGGCGGCTACGGGCACCCCGACCACATCCAGGCGCACCGCGTCGCGATGCGCGCGGCGGAGCTCGCCGCCGATCCTGCGTACCGCACCGGAGCGGGCGCGGCGCACGCCGTCGCCAAGATCTACTGGAACCGGGTGCCGCGTTCGGTCGCCGAAGAGGGCTTCGCGCGCCTGCGGGACACGGTGCCGGACCCCTTCCCGGGGATCGCCGCCATCGACGACGTACCGGGTGTGGTCGACGACAGGAGGATCACCGCGCAGATCGACGGCTCCGCCCATGCGGCGGCCAAACGCGCGGCGATGCGGGCCCATGTCACGCAGATCGCCGTGGACGGCCCCTTCTTCGCCCTCTCCAACGACCTCGGCCAGCCCGTCTTCACCACCGAGTACTACGAGTTGGTACATGGCGCCTCCGGGGCTCCTCAAGGGGCGCGCGAAGACGACCTGTTCGCCGGTGTACCGGGGGCGGGACAATGA